Genomic DNA from uncultured Acetobacterium sp.:
ACTCCCGAAAAACGAGCGAAATCAGCAAAAAGATTGCCCGACAGATGAATCTGACGGAAGCAGAAATCAATAAGGTATCAAAGGCAGCCTACTTACATGATATTGGAAAAGTTGCTCTGGATAAAGAGGTCGCCAATAAAAATGAGTACGAAATTAATGACACCTACAAAGAAATGAAAATGCACCCGGTGGTCGGTTATCGAATCCTTAATGCTTTTGACCACACCATTGATTTGGCCAACATCGTCCTGGGGCATCACGAACGCTGGGACGGAACCGGTTACCCGCAGGGACTCAAAGGCAAAGAAATACCCAAACTATCCCGGATTATTTCGGTGGGAGAGCGTTTTGACGATATGACCAGAGAAAGTAACTATCGCAGAGCAATCAGTAAAATGGAAGCACTGGAAGAAATGAAACGAAATGTTGGAACCCATTATGATCCGGCAGTTGTAGATGCCCTGGAAAAAATAATTCTGGAAGAGGAAAATCACGCGAGCAGTCGGATAGATAAAGGGAAAGCAACAAAAAAATAGAGATAGAAATAAAAAAATGAGGGCCTCAGTAAGTACAAATTACTGAGGCCTTAAATGTTTAGCAATAACTTGATCAAATATGCCGACCAATTTGGGATCAAATTGAGATCCGGCGCAGGAAAGGATTTCTTTAATGGCGGTGTTGGGAGTGAGCGCTGCTCGATAAGGACGGTCATTGGTCATGGCATCATAGGAATCTACAATTGATAAAACCCGACATTCAATGGGGATCTCTTCAGCCGTAAGTCCCAAAGGATAACCGGCACCATCCCAGCGTTCATGGTGCTTAAGAATCAGATGAGAAATTTCTTTGAGCTCTGAGGACTCATTGGCGATGCGTTCGCCGATGGTGCAGTGGGTTTTCATGACTTTCCATTCATCCGGGGTTAAACCAGCCGGCTTTTTCAGAATACTGTCGGGAATGCCAACCTTGCCGATATCATGAAATTTAGTTAATAGCTGAATGCGATCCATGATATTTTGCGGTAGACGGAGGGCATGACCGATGAGTGTGGACAATGTATCCATCCGATTGGTGTGGCCTTCGGTGACATAATCCTTGGCTTCCAGCGCTTTCATCAACGTCTTGACCAGGTTGTTGCGGGTGCTGGACTCCTTCAGTAACTTGTTCTGATACATGTTATTATCAGCTTCCTGAAAAAGAAAATCGGTGTTGACAGATCCCGAAGCATGATAGGAATAACCATAGGAAAGGGATATTTTAAAGGTTGCATCAGGTAGTTCATTAAAAATTCTTAAGTTGGCGTTCATTTTTTCCAGTGCGGTCTCAATTGCTTCCAGCAGTTGATTTTTGATAATGACGCCAAATTCATCACCGCCGACCCGCGAAACAATGCCCAATGGTTGAAAACTCTGAGTGATCATCTGGCTGGCCGAAACAATCACCTGGTCGCCCATTAAATGACCAAGCGTATCATTGACAAATTTAAGACCATCAATATCCAGCAGCAGAATCGTTAAGTTCTCAATATCCCGGCTATTTATTTTGGCCAGTTCGGTTTCAAAAAACAAACGGTTGGTAACGTGGGTGAGTGAATCTTTTTCAGCCATATCCCGAAGTTTGTTTTCCATGGTGATCCGTTCGGTCATATCGCGGATCATAATCAGCACCTCTTCAAAAGCTGAAATTTGGATTCGGACTTCAAAATAATGCAGGGCTTCATTAAATGGCATTGAAAAATAGTAGGTTGACAGTGTCTTCGTTTCATTAACTTGTTCAATTACCTGCTTTAAATCAGACATCAGGATCCGGTTTCGCATGATCTCCAAAATAACATTGGAATCGTTATTGTATGAAGCGTTTAATGGCGTGATCTGGCCTTTGCCATTACTGATCAGCAAAATATCCGGAATGGTGGCAATTAAAGCCTTGGTACGGCTGTTGACCCGCTCTAAATCCAGAAGCTTGGTTTGCAATTCAGAGTAATAATTTTTTTTAAAGGAGTTTTCCCCAAGTCCGATGATGGATTCCCGGGTTATTTCTTTTTTATTTTTGGGGCTGTAATATTCGTCCATAGATAATTCTCACCTCATCTTTTGTCAAAACCCTTGGATTGGTTACCATACATGGGTCGTTAAGGGCATTTTCTACTAAATACTCGACGGTGTTTACATCAAGCGCGTTCACCACAATGCTGGAGGGGATATGTAAATTTTCCCGCATCGAAACGATCCGGTCAACAATCAATTCAATCAGATCGGAATCGCTCAGGTTATCGACAGATAACCCCAATTGTTTAGCAATATCTCGATAGCGCAACGGAACGGTATCAAAATTAATCCGGATAATATGCTCTAGGAGGATACTGTTGCATTCGCCATGGGGAAGATCCAAAAGACCGCCCATCGAGTGGGACATGGCATGGACAGCGCCCAGACTGGCATTGGAAAAAGCTAAACCGGCTTGAAGGGACCCAAGCATTAATTGAAACATGGTTTCAATCGTACGCTCGGAATTGACCGAGTTTTCAATTTCCTGATTGATCAGGCGGATCGATTCCAGGGCATGGACATCGGACAGGGCTGAATGGGTATTGGATACATAGGCTTCAATGGCATGGGTTAAGGCATCCATCGCAGTGCAGGCGGTGAGGTAGAAATCCATGGTCATCAGGGGAACCGGGTCAATCAGCGCCAGATCGGGGACGACTTTTTTGCTGATAATCGCTCGTTTAATATTGGTGGACGTATCTTTAATAATGGCAAATTGGGAAACATCGGCAGAAGAACCGGCGGTGGTGGGAATACAAATTAGCGGTGGACCGGGCATTTTCACCTCGTCAACACCTTCATAGTCCAGAATATTACCGCCGTTTGAAGCTACAATGCTGATGCATTTGGCGCAGTCAATGGAACTGCCACCGCCAATGGCAATGAGCAAATCACAGCCCAGCGATAAAAACAGATCAGCTCCAAGCATGGCTTCAAAATCCTTGGGGTTCGGGGTCGTTTCATCAAAAAAGTAGAGTTTTTCGACATGCGATCGGATTTCGTTAATGGTTTGGTGGAACCATTCAAACTCCTGAATCGCTTTATCGGTTACGATCATCGGTTTTTTAGAATTAAAATGTGATATGTAGCGTCCAATCAATAATCGGGCGTCAACCCCGATTATTATTTCCGGGACTACGAATTTTCTAAGTTCCAATAGTGTTTCAGTCATCAAACTAACCTCTTATTTTCTCGAGAAATTAATTTCAGTATATCAGTTGGAATTTTAAATGTAAACAGGATTGTCCGTTAAAATAGGCAAGCGAGCATTTCAGGATAAAAAGGCTATTGATCATATTTACCCAGTCTGAATAAAAATTAACGTAAATTTAACAAGATGATAATATTAAAGACCGGCTGGGATGGATATAATTTGTAACATAACAATTTGGAGGAATAGGCTTGGATATTAATCATAATAGTGAAGAAGAACGGTGGCGAGGGGAACTTCTGGAAATACTCTATCATAAAAAAATTCAGACCGTTTTTCAGCCCATTGTCTCATTGCAAGATGGGACCGTACATGGTTATGAGGCCCTGAGCCGAGGGCCAATCGATTCCATTCTCCATGCCCCGGATATGTTATTTAAATGGGCACAAAAGTTTAATAAGCTTTGGGAACTGGAGTTTCTTTGCCGTTCCAAGGCTTTTGAAGCGGCGTTTAAGCTTGAAAGTGAGTTCAAACTTTTTTTGAATGTCAATCCGAATATTATGCAAGATGTCAAATTTCGAAAAGGGTTTACCAAGGAATATCTGGAAAGATTTGGAATTGATCCGAAACGAATCATCTTTGAAATTACCGAGAGTGAGGCCATTAATCATCTCGCTGATTTCATTAAGACCATTGACAATTATAAGGAGCAGGATTATCGGATTGCCATTGATGATGCTGGGGCTGGTTATTCAGGGCTTAATTTAATCTCCGATATTCACCCAAATTATATTAAGCTGGACATGAAACTGATTCGGGATATTGATAGTGATCGAACCAAACAGTCATTAGTACAATGTCTCAATGAATTTTCGGCACATACCGAAACAGTACTGATCGCCGAAGGGATCGAGACCAGAGAAGAATTACTGACGCTGATCGAAATTGGGGTTCAGTATGGACAAGGATTTTTCATTCAAAAGCCAAACGGAATTTTAAATTCAATCTCAAAGGATGTGGTTGAAATAATCATGGAAGAGAATGCAAATAAAAGAAAGTTACTGGACAATCGTGTCCTTGATGATCGGATTGAGTCCATTTGCAAGCCGGACAAGACCATCTTTCCAGATG
This window encodes:
- a CDS encoding HD domain-containing phosphohydrolase, with amino-acid sequence MDEYYSPKNKKEITRESIIGLGENSFKKNYYSELQTKLLDLERVNSRTKALIATIPDILLISNGKGQITPLNASYNNDSNVILEIMRNRILMSDLKQVIEQVNETKTLSTYYFSMPFNEALHYFEVRIQISAFEEVLIMIRDMTERITMENKLRDMAEKDSLTHVTNRLFFETELAKINSRDIENLTILLLDIDGLKFVNDTLGHLMGDQVIVSASQMITQSFQPLGIVSRVGGDEFGVIIKNQLLEAIETALEKMNANLRIFNELPDATFKISLSYGYSYHASGSVNTDFLFQEADNNMYQNKLLKESSTRNNLVKTLMKALEAKDYVTEGHTNRMDTLSTLIGHALRLPQNIMDRIQLLTKFHDIGKVGIPDSILKKPAGLTPDEWKVMKTHCTIGERIANESSELKEISHLILKHHERWDGAGYPLGLTAEEIPIECRVLSIVDSYDAMTNDRPYRAALTPNTAIKEILSCAGSQFDPKLVGIFDQVIAKHLRPQ
- a CDS encoding iron-containing alcohol dehydrogenase, with amino-acid sequence MTETLLELRKFVVPEIIIGVDARLLIGRYISHFNSKKPMIVTDKAIQEFEWFHQTINEIRSHVEKLYFFDETTPNPKDFEAMLGADLFLSLGCDLLIAIGGGSSIDCAKCISIVASNGGNILDYEGVDEVKMPGPPLICIPTTAGSSADVSQFAIIKDTSTNIKRAIISKKVVPDLALIDPVPLMTMDFYLTACTAMDALTHAIEAYVSNTHSALSDVHALESIRLINQEIENSVNSERTIETMFQLMLGSLQAGLAFSNASLGAVHAMSHSMGGLLDLPHGECNSILLEHIIRINFDTVPLRYRDIAKQLGLSVDNLSDSDLIELIVDRIVSMRENLHIPSSIVVNALDVNTVEYLVENALNDPCMVTNPRVLTKDEVRIIYGRILQPQK
- a CDS encoding GGDEF domain-containing protein, whose amino-acid sequence is MDINHNSEEERWRGELLEILYHKKIQTVFQPIVSLQDGTVHGYEALSRGPIDSILHAPDMLFKWAQKFNKLWELEFLCRSKAFEAAFKLESEFKLFLNVNPNIMQDVKFRKGFTKEYLERFGIDPKRIIFEITESEAINHLADFIKTIDNYKEQDYRIAIDDAGAGYSGLNLISDIHPNYIKLDMKLIRDIDSDRTKQSLVQCLNEFSAHTETVLIAEGIETREELLTLIEIGVQYGQGFFIQKPNGILNSISKDVVEIIMEENANKRKLLDNRVLDDRIESICKPDKTIFPDVLVSQVHEMFKSDETVSGFCVVEDEAPIGVITRNALYKKISGQYGYILYANKPVSNIMDRDFMQVDCQTTIDVVGKNAMQRDYDKIYDFIVITNQNNYQGTVTVKDLMEKLIEIEFVYAKHLNPLSELPGNLMIEQQLEKALASKDKKNILYFDLDNFKAYNDLYGFENGDRVLKEFAQILKTRIPAEHFIGHIGGDDFIAIVPKKKTEQLCINIIHAFNDAVIKFYNKEDIDKGYITSKDRKDVEEDFPFLSVSIAGVPNDHTKTIFDLAETAAKIKKKCKKKTGSNYLLS